In Necator americanus strain Aroian chromosome IV, whole genome shotgun sequence, the following proteins share a genomic window:
- a CDS encoding hypothetical protein (NECATOR_CHRIV.G14755.T2) has product MSNIVRAAGLVVFRRMSGRVEFLLLQASYPPYHWTPPKGHVDPGEDEWVAALRETKEEAGLLQDQLKIYEDCHETLCYERRCVENYLMRFTVFGLTV; this is encoded by the exons ATGTCTAATATAGTTCGTGCAGCTGGTCTGGTGGTGTTCCGGCGGATGTCTGGTAGAGTGGAATTCTTATTGCTGCAAGCTAGCTATCCGCCGTATCACTGGACTCCTCCTAAAG GACACGTTGATCCCGGTGAAGATGAGTGGGTCGCAGCGCTTCGCGAAACTAAGGAAGAAGCTGGTCTTCTCCAGGACCAGTTAAAGATATATGAGGACTGCCATGAAACTCTGTGCTATGAG CGTCGTTGCGTTGAGAACTATCTGATGCGATTCACGGTCTTTGGTTTGACCGTATAA
- a CDS encoding hypothetical protein (NECATOR_CHRIV.G14755.T4), whose amino-acid sequence MSGRVEFLLLQASYPPYHWTPPKGHVDPGEDEWVAALRETKEEAGLLQDQLKIYEDCHETLCYETTVSKMAQYSGKSSEFP is encoded by the exons ATGTCTGGTAGAGTGGAATTCTTATTGCTGCAAGCTAGCTATCCGCCGTATCACTGGACTCCTCCTAAAG GACACGTTGATCCCGGTGAAGATGAGTGGGTCGCAGCGCTTCGCGAAACTAAGGAAGAAGCTGGTCTTCTCCAGGACCAGTTAAAGATATATGAGGACTGCCATGAAACTCTGTGCTATGAG ACAACGGTTTCAAAAATGGCCCAGTATTCTGGGAAGTCGTCAGAATTCCCGTAA